DNA sequence from the uncultured Ilyobacter sp. genome:
CCAAGTTTTTCTTCAGAATTTTTATCGCCTCAAAGGCAAAGGTATCACTGATAAGGGTTGCACCTGTAGATACCAGCGCTTCCACAGAATAGGTTAAAGAGTCTATCCCTACTGATGCCATGGCGTCTGTGGGGAGGTTTCTTATTAGTTCAGAATCTATCACTACCATAAAAGGATTCACCGTCTTATTGAGTTTCACCTTATGACGGTGATACTGATATACACTGTTGTCATCATTTATCCATGAATTTATAACTACTGCTGCAAAAGGTATTTCTGCATTTATATAGCAGTTTATGGAGTTATTCTCTTCATAACATTTCAAGCCCATAGCTATCCCCTTGGCACATTTTCCAGTATCTCTGCCTCCGAAGGAAATTATAAAGTCACAGTTACTTCCTGAAAACTCCTTTATCCCACCTTCTATTATATCCAGATCTGGGTTTATATTTTCTACAGCATAGACCATATACTCCAAAGAATTTTCATCAAATATATCAGTTAAGTTTTTCAACAAACCCTTTTCAAATAGAGCTTTTGATATAACTATGAATCCCTTTTTTAGCCCAAGTTTTTTAAGCTCTTCCCCGGCCTCCTTAAGTGCCCCTGAACCA
Encoded proteins:
- a CDS encoding iron-containing alcohol dehydrogenase, which produces MGKQLMSPISLIGSGALKEAGEELKKLGLKKGFIVISKALFEKGLLKNLTDIFDENSLEYMVYAVENINPDLDIIEGGIKEFSGSNCDFIISFGGRDTGKCAKGIAMGLKCYEENNSINCYINAEIPFAAVVINSWINDDNSVYQYHRHKVKLNKTVNPFMVVIDSELIRNLPTDAMASVGIDSLTYSVEALVSTGATLISDTFAFEAIKILKKNLEEFIKGKNSKEIREQLTYANYLANMAFNNIAVVPGQVERTSGFHTPAFDMEAIDTKMKDIAEILEIESKDEKISIGVMEEIKRLSNMIKVDPGSRKDESVIMY